The following are encoded in a window of Rissa tridactyla isolate bRisTri1 chromosome 3, bRisTri1.patW.cur.20221130, whole genome shotgun sequence genomic DNA:
- the TBP gene encoding TATA-box-binding protein, which produces MDQNNSLPPYAQGLASPQGAMTPGIPIFSPMMPYGTGLTPQPVQSTNSLSILEEQQRQQQQQQAAQQSTSQQATQGTSGQTPQLFHSQTLTTAPLPGTTPLYPSPMTPMTPITPATPASESSGIVPQLQNIVSTVNLGCKLDLKTIALRARNAEYNPKRFAAVIMRIREPRTTALIFSSGKMVCTGAKSEEQSRLAARKYARVVQKLGFPAKFLDFKIQNMVGSCDVKFPIRLEGLVLTHQQFSSYEPELFPGLIYRMIKPRIVLLIFVSGKVVLTGAKVRAEIYEAFENIYPILKGFRKTT; this is translated from the exons ATGGATCAGAACAACAGCTTGCCACCCTACGCTCAAGGCTTAGCCTCTCCTCAG GGTGCAATGACTCCAGGAATTCCAATTTTTAGCCCAATGATGCCATACGGCACAGGACTGACACCACAGCCTGTCCAGAGCACCAACAGTCTCTCCATCCTAGAGGAACAGCAgcggcagcaacagcagcaacaagcaGCACAACAATCTACATCACAGCAAGCGACACAGGGAACATCTGGTCAAACTCCCCAGCTGTTCCACTCACAGACTCTTACCACAGCCCCTTTGCCGGGAACCACACCACTGTACCCCTCTCCAATGACCCCGATGACTCCAATAACTCCTGCAACACCGGCATCTGAGAGCTCTGGGATAGTGCCGCAGCTACA GAATATTGTGTCCACGGTGAATCTTGGTTGCAAACTTGACCTAAAAACTATTGCGCTTCGTGCCCGAAATGCTGAATATAATCCCAAG cgttttgctgctgttattatgAGAATAAGAGAACCACGTACTACTGCACTTATATTCAGCTCTGGGAAAATGGTGTGCACAGGAGCAAAAAG TGAGGAGCAATCCAGACTGGCAGCAAGGAAGTATGCAAGAGTTGTTCAGAAACTGggttttcctgcaaaatttttggattttaaaattcagaacaTGGTAGGCAGCTGTGACGTGAAATTTCCCATCAGATTAGAAGGATTGGTACTCACACACCAGCAGTTCAGCAG CTACGAGCCAGAATTGTTTCCTGGTTTAATCTACAGAATGATCAAGCCAAGAATTGTtctgcttatttttgtttctggaaaagTGGTTTTAACTG GTGCTAAAGTACGAGCAGAAATCtatgaagcatttgaaaacatCTATCCTATTTTAAAGGGATTCAGAAAGACAACGTAA
- the PDCD2 gene encoding programmed cell death protein 2 isoform X1, which produces MAAGVELGFAAAVGPGGAWRLRSSYFPSKIGGRPAWLGEVGLPGPAALRCGRCHQPRAFLLQLYAPLPERPDAFHRTLFVFACRGAACYRLPGPRGPLCVFRNQLPRRNDTYSEEPPPEEPPPDPPSSPPSRLRDGAALCRVCGCLGPRVCGRCRRAAYCGPEHQALDWRRGHRRSCGQHAAGEPIWKLCLLTICKEKLRKNGDSADAIPEHNEFLFPEYEILIEPEEPEFPADSSIDPEDEQGAVDTSKDTKEQEELRATGSAGEAFQSLDEETLEAMAKHETKEDKIFQIFKERVAAEPEQIIRYCRGGEGPIWVSGENIPEEKDIPDCSCGAKRIFEFQIMPQLLNHLQVDSLGESIDWGTLVVYTCADNCGEGNEYPEEFIWKQDFSAGSI; this is translated from the exons ATGGCGGCCGGCGTGGAGCTGGGCTTCGCAGcggcggtggggccgggcggcGCCTGGCGGCTGCGCAGCTCATACTTCCCCAGCAAGATCGGGGGTCGACCGGCCTGGTTGGGGGAGGTCGGGTTACCGGGCCCGGCCGCTCTGCGCTGCGGCCGCTGTCATCAGCCCCGCGCCTTCCTGCTCCAGCTGTACGCGCCGCTGCCCGAGCGCCCCGACGCTTTCCACCGCACCCTCTTCGTCTTCGCCTGCCGCGGAGCCGCCTGCTATCGCCTGCCCGGCCCGCGGGGGCCTCTCTGTG TGTTCCGCAACCAGCTGCCGCGACGGAACGACACCTACTCCGAAGAGCCGCCCCCCGAAGAGCCGCCGCCGGATCCCCCCTCGTCGCCCCCCAGCCGGCTCCGCGATGGGGCCGCTCTCTGCCGTGTCTGCGGTTGCCTGGGGCCCCGCGTCTGcgggcgctgccgccgcgccgCCTACTGCGGCCCCGAGCACCAGGCCCTGGACTGGCGGCGGGGGCACCGGCGGTCCTGCGGGCAGCACGCCGCCGGAG AACCGATTTGGAAACTTTGCCTACTCACAATATGCaaagaaaaactaagaaaaaatg GTGACTCGGCAGATGCAATTCCAGAGCATAACGAATTCCTTTTTCCAGAATATGAAATTTTGATAGAACCTGAGGAACCAGAATTTCCTGCTGACAGCAGCATAGATCCTGAGGATGAACAAGGCGCTGTAGATACATCAAAGGACACGAAAGAACAAGAGGAACTCAGAGCTACAGGCAGTGCAG GTGAAGCATTTCAATCCTTAGATGAAGAGACATTGGAAGCAATGGCAAAACATGAGACTAAAGAAGACAAGATCTTCCAAATATTTAAAGAGCGAGTAGCTGCTGAACCAGAGCAG ATTATTAGAtactgcagaggaggagaaggcccGATCTGGGTATCAGGTGAAAATATTCCTGAAGAAAAAGATATCCCAGATTGTTCATGTGGTGCCAAAAGGATTTTTGAATTCCAG attatGCCACAGCTCCTGAACCACCTTCAGGTCGACAGCCTTGGAGAAAGCATTGACTGGGGAACGCTGGTGGTGTACACTTGTGCTGACAACTGCGGTGAGGGAAATGAATACCCGGAAGAGTTCATATGGAAACAAGACTTCTCCGCAGGCTCTATTTAG
- the PSMB1 gene encoding proteasome subunit beta type-1 — protein sequence MLSAAGYAESRPEMGYELGAPVQCRFSPYTFNGGTVLAIAGEDFSIIASDTRLSEGYAIYCRDSPKCYKLTEQTVIGCSGFHGDCLTLTKIIEARLKMYKHSNNKTMTTGAIAAMLSTILYSRRFFPYYVYNIIGGLDEEGKGAVYSFDPVGSYQRDSFKAGGSASAMLQPLLDNQIGFKNMQNVEHVPLTLEKALQLVKDVFISAAERDVYTGDALKIHIVTKDGIKEETVQLRQD from the exons ATGTTGTCTGCTGCTGGTTACGCGGAGTCCAGGCCCGAGATGGGCTACGAGCTCGGTGCGCCCGTGCAGTGCCGTTTCTCGCCCTACACCTTCAACGGAGG GACTGTGTTGGCGATTGCCGGAGAAGACTTTTCTATCATTGCCTCTGACACACGACTGAGTGAAGGTTATGCAATTTACTGCCGAGACAGTCCAAAATGCTACAAACT GACAGAACAAACAGTCATTGGATGCAGTGGTTTCCATGGTGACTGCCTTACCCTTACTAAAATTATTGAAGCAAGATTAAAG ATGTACAAGCATTCCAATAACAAGACCATGACTACTGGGGCTATTGCAGCAATGCTGTCTACAATTCTGTATTCTCGACGTTTCTTTCCTTACTACGTTTACAACATAATTGGTGGACTGGATGAAGAAG GGAAGGGAGCAGTATATAGCTTTGATCCAGTGGGCTCGTACCAGAGAGATTCTTTCAAAGCAGGTGGATCAGCAAGTGCCATGCTGCAGCCCTTGCTTGATAACCAG ATTGGCTTCAAGAACATGCAAAATGTGGAACATGTTCCTCTGACCCTGGAAAAGGCTTTGCAGCTGGTTAAAGATGTCTTTATTTCTGCTGCCGAGAGAGATGTGTACACTGGGGATGCACTTAAGATTCACATTGTCACAAAAGACGGAATTAAAGAGGAAACTGTCCAATTACGACAAGACTAA
- the PDCD2 gene encoding programmed cell death protein 2 isoform X2, translating into MAAGVELGFAAAVGPGGAWRLRSSYFPSKIGGRPAWLGEVGLPGPAALRCGRCHQPRAFLLQLYAPLPERPDAFHRTLFVFACRGAACYRLPGPRGPLCVFRNQLPRRNDTYSEEPPPEEPPPDPPSSPPSRLRDGAALCRVCGCLGPRVCGRCRRAAYCGPEHQALDWRRGHRRSCGQHAAGGDSADAIPEHNEFLFPEYEILIEPEEPEFPADSSIDPEDEQGAVDTSKDTKEQEELRATGSAGEAFQSLDEETLEAMAKHETKEDKIFQIFKERVAAEPEQIIRYCRGGEGPIWVSGENIPEEKDIPDCSCGAKRIFEFQIMPQLLNHLQVDSLGESIDWGTLVVYTCADNCGEGNEYPEEFIWKQDFSAGSI; encoded by the exons ATGGCGGCCGGCGTGGAGCTGGGCTTCGCAGcggcggtggggccgggcggcGCCTGGCGGCTGCGCAGCTCATACTTCCCCAGCAAGATCGGGGGTCGACCGGCCTGGTTGGGGGAGGTCGGGTTACCGGGCCCGGCCGCTCTGCGCTGCGGCCGCTGTCATCAGCCCCGCGCCTTCCTGCTCCAGCTGTACGCGCCGCTGCCCGAGCGCCCCGACGCTTTCCACCGCACCCTCTTCGTCTTCGCCTGCCGCGGAGCCGCCTGCTATCGCCTGCCCGGCCCGCGGGGGCCTCTCTGTG TGTTCCGCAACCAGCTGCCGCGACGGAACGACACCTACTCCGAAGAGCCGCCCCCCGAAGAGCCGCCGCCGGATCCCCCCTCGTCGCCCCCCAGCCGGCTCCGCGATGGGGCCGCTCTCTGCCGTGTCTGCGGTTGCCTGGGGCCCCGCGTCTGcgggcgctgccgccgcgccgCCTACTGCGGCCCCGAGCACCAGGCCCTGGACTGGCGGCGGGGGCACCGGCGGTCCTGCGGGCAGCACGCCGCCGGAG GTGACTCGGCAGATGCAATTCCAGAGCATAACGAATTCCTTTTTCCAGAATATGAAATTTTGATAGAACCTGAGGAACCAGAATTTCCTGCTGACAGCAGCATAGATCCTGAGGATGAACAAGGCGCTGTAGATACATCAAAGGACACGAAAGAACAAGAGGAACTCAGAGCTACAGGCAGTGCAG GTGAAGCATTTCAATCCTTAGATGAAGAGACATTGGAAGCAATGGCAAAACATGAGACTAAAGAAGACAAGATCTTCCAAATATTTAAAGAGCGAGTAGCTGCTGAACCAGAGCAG ATTATTAGAtactgcagaggaggagaaggcccGATCTGGGTATCAGGTGAAAATATTCCTGAAGAAAAAGATATCCCAGATTGTTCATGTGGTGCCAAAAGGATTTTTGAATTCCAG attatGCCACAGCTCCTGAACCACCTTCAGGTCGACAGCCTTGGAGAAAGCATTGACTGGGGAACGCTGGTGGTGTACACTTGTGCTGACAACTGCGGTGAGGGAAATGAATACCCGGAAGAGTTCATATGGAAACAAGACTTCTCCGCAGGCTCTATTTAG